In a single window of the Tautonia marina genome:
- a CDS encoding phospholipase D-like domain-containing protein, with protein MPNADRIDALLGQTLDDFRLSRSERQAIDKLLDEQNADPADEAFWRSRAFALARRAQSDGGGPEILDWLEGIEKLLAHRAASARDAPAESAAYFTPGDSGPRAIAGLFNRARHSVDVCVFTITDDRIASAMLDAHRRGVSLRVISDDEKAHDTGSDIRELRRAGISLHTDRDPNHMHHKFAVFDRTTLLTGSYNWTRGAAEHNFENFIITNEAGLVTSFVREFERLWGLLR; from the coding sequence ATGCCCAATGCCGATCGCATCGACGCCCTGCTGGGCCAGACCCTCGACGATTTCCGGCTCTCCCGATCCGAGCGACAGGCGATTGACAAACTGCTCGACGAGCAGAATGCCGATCCCGCCGACGAAGCCTTCTGGCGAAGTCGAGCGTTCGCCCTGGCCCGCCGCGCCCAATCAGACGGCGGAGGTCCGGAGATTCTCGACTGGCTGGAAGGGATCGAGAAGCTGCTGGCCCACCGAGCCGCGTCAGCACGCGATGCCCCGGCGGAATCGGCCGCCTACTTTACCCCCGGTGACTCCGGCCCTCGGGCCATCGCCGGTCTGTTCAACCGAGCCCGGCATTCGGTAGACGTTTGCGTCTTCACGATCACCGACGACCGGATCGCGTCGGCCATGCTCGACGCCCACCGGCGAGGGGTCTCCCTGCGGGTCATCAGTGATGATGAGAAGGCACACGACACCGGCTCAGACATCCGGGAACTGCGCCGCGCCGGAATCTCACTGCACACCGACCGTGACCCGAACCACATGCACCACAAGTTCGCCGTCTTCGACCGAACGACCTTGTTAACCGGAAGCTACAACTGGACTCGGGGGGCGGCCGAACATAACTTCGAGAACTTCATCATCACCAACGAAGCCGGGCTCGTCACCTCCTTTGTCCGCGAGTTCGAGCGACTTTGGGGTCTGCTCCGGTGA
- a CDS encoding 4a-hydroxytetrahydrobiopterin dehydratase has translation MKKLHDDEIQVRIATIPGWEHVGDMLVRTWQFASGRRGLDFTNQAWAVADRLKHYPEIVLSYRTVRIEVNSRDEGGLTDRDFQLASELNALPDDR, from the coding sequence ATGAAGAAGCTCCACGACGACGAGATCCAGGTTCGGATCGCAACGATTCCGGGCTGGGAGCATGTCGGCGACATGCTCGTCCGCACCTGGCAGTTTGCATCAGGCCGACGCGGGCTCGACTTCACCAACCAGGCCTGGGCCGTGGCGGATCGGCTCAAGCATTACCCGGAGATCGTGCTCAGCTATCGCACGGTACGGATCGAGGTCAACAGCCGAGACGAGGGCGGGCTGACCGATCGAGACTTTCAACTCGCCAGCGAGTTAAATGCCTTGCCGGACGATCGCTAA
- a CDS encoding small basic protein: MSMDKSLKKASGLSRQRNVQTRAERLAILQEDGRWDHDHPVYGLPKTRHRDLAAGQSGPKRPESGQD, translated from the coding sequence ATGTCGATGGACAAAAGCTTGAAGAAGGCCAGCGGCCTTTCCCGTCAGCGTAACGTGCAAACCCGAGCCGAGCGACTGGCGATCCTCCAGGAAGACGGCCGTTGGGACCACGATCACCCGGTCTACGGACTTCCGAAGACACGCCACCGCGATCTGGCCGCCGGTCAGTCGGGGCCGAAGCGACCGGAAAGCGGTCAGGACTGA
- a CDS encoding efflux RND transporter periplasmic adaptor subunit — protein sequence MIRFAPSLGRALALTAPTIVCAALTGCERAEPSVVETGPPVVSVSRPLVQPVVDYDTYTGRTRAVSTVEIRARVQGYLKEIRFEAGDLVEAGQVLFVIDPREYEDAVALAEARVEQAKARTRLAAVERDRYRTLAQRDVGSRQDFDRAAAAYDVAVAEAKGAEAELRRARLDLSFTEVTSPITGQTGAHMVDVGNLITVGKTDDNLLTTIVSVDPMFVDFDVDERALLRYRKNASERRGEELDATRIREAMVPVEMGLAVEPGYPHVGILDFADNRIDPNTGTLRARGVFPNPNQLLSPGLFARVRIPLGKPEDAILIAESALGSDQGIRFAYVVDDENRVERRLVGLGPVVSGMAVVTEGLTADDRVIVTGIQRVREGIVVEPRDVPMPMPPGTEEALAVASEESADLEVPNLPTIGITEAAGMDEPELPPTTDETDTSTSPNAEVDPASESTPDPDAP from the coding sequence ATGATCCGGTTCGCCCCATCCCTCGGCCGAGCGTTGGCCTTGACCGCTCCGACGATTGTCTGCGCGGCCCTGACCGGTTGCGAACGTGCCGAGCCCTCGGTTGTTGAGACCGGGCCTCCGGTTGTCTCGGTCAGCCGACCTTTGGTTCAGCCCGTGGTTGACTACGACACGTACACCGGACGGACGCGAGCGGTTTCGACGGTCGAGATCCGGGCTCGCGTCCAGGGCTATCTGAAAGAGATCCGCTTCGAGGCTGGCGATCTGGTCGAGGCAGGCCAGGTTTTGTTTGTGATTGATCCGCGAGAGTATGAAGACGCCGTCGCCCTGGCCGAGGCCAGAGTCGAACAGGCCAAGGCCCGCACTCGACTGGCCGCCGTAGAGCGTGATCGTTACCGAACACTTGCCCAGCGCGACGTCGGCAGTCGCCAGGATTTCGACCGCGCTGCCGCCGCCTACGACGTGGCCGTGGCCGAGGCCAAAGGGGCCGAGGCGGAGCTCCGCCGTGCCCGACTCGACCTGAGCTTCACGGAGGTCACCTCTCCCATCACAGGGCAAACCGGAGCGCACATGGTTGATGTCGGCAACCTGATCACCGTCGGCAAGACCGACGACAACCTGCTGACAACGATTGTCTCGGTTGATCCCATGTTCGTCGACTTCGACGTGGATGAGCGAGCCTTGCTTCGATACCGGAAAAACGCCTCAGAGCGCCGGGGAGAGGAACTCGACGCCACCCGCATTCGGGAAGCGATGGTTCCGGTCGAGATGGGCCTGGCCGTCGAACCAGGCTACCCGCACGTCGGGATTCTCGACTTTGCCGACAACCGAATCGATCCGAATACCGGCACCCTTCGAGCCCGGGGGGTCTTCCCCAACCCGAACCAACTGCTCTCTCCGGGGCTGTTCGCAAGGGTTCGGATTCCCCTCGGCAAGCCCGAGGACGCCATCCTGATTGCCGAGTCGGCACTCGGCTCGGATCAGGGAATTCGCTTTGCCTATGTGGTGGATGACGAGAATCGGGTCGAGCGTCGGCTGGTTGGGCTCGGCCCGGTCGTCAGCGGGATGGCCGTCGTGACCGAGGGACTTACGGCCGATGACCGCGTGATCGTGACCGGCATCCAGCGAGTCCGCGAGGGGATCGTCGTCGAACCCCGAGACGTTCCCATGCCCATGCCTCCCGGAACCGAGGAAGCCCTGGCCGTGGCCTCAGAGGAATCGGCCGATCTCGAAGTCCCCAACCTGCCCACCATCGGCATCACCGAGGCTGCGGGAATGGATGAGCCGGAGTTGCCCCCCACAACCGACGAGACCGATACCAGCACCAGCCCCAACGCTGAGGTCGATCCCGCGTCCGAATCGACTCCCGATCCTGACGCCCCTTGA